The following proteins come from a genomic window of Acyrthosiphon pisum isolate AL4f unplaced genomic scaffold, pea_aphid_22Mar2018_4r6ur Scaffold_20929;HRSCAF=22561, whole genome shotgun sequence:
- the LOC115034733 gene encoding DET1- and DDB1-associated protein 1-like, which produces MSIDEFLDGLPSYNERNFSRFISKSSEKFPAFITTEEPYIPDEQIIVNVCTFYVPLPFSNIQRDRKRRAGLNQLANIENVLE; this is translated from the exons ATG tCTATAGACGAATTCTTGGATGGCTTACCATCCTATAACGAACGCAATTTTTCCAGATTCATTTCAAAAAGTTCTGAAAAGTTCCCAGCTTTTATAACAACAGAAGAACCTTACATACCTGACGAACAAA ttATTGTTAATGTCTGTACATTTTATGTACCACTTCCGTTTTCAAATATACAAAGGGATAGAAAg AGAAGAGCTGGACTGAACCAACTGGCCAACATAGAAAACGTCTTAGAGTAG